From the Lacipirellulaceae bacterium genome, the window GACATCCATCGCCTTGCCCAACGTCAGTAAAGACAACTTCAAGTACGCGATCTTTTCTTAGGTCTTCGACCTTCATTTGCCCTGTCGTGCCGCGTACGCGCACCTTAACCCAGCCACTTCTTGGCTTGCTCTCAAGCCTTACCCAGTCTCCAAATAAGACGTGGTTGACCTGCTTTCGCTTGTCATTTTCATCAAAAACTTTGGCGTCTGGAAATTCCACATAGCGGTACTCAGGCATGGATATGTCCTCTAGGCGTTTGAAAAGCGGTTGTGTTCTGAGTTCGTTGGAGGAAAGGTACTGAAGTATGCGTTTAGGGCGACTCTAGCTCTGAGCGAATCTGATCGAGTTCTTCTTTGGAAAGTAGCTTCTGATTCGTTACTCGTAGCACTGCGGACCGAACGCTACCGTGGCTCTTGTAGCCAAGAGCTTCTGCGATCTTTCCCGCCGAGTAGCCAAATACGTCTCTCGCAACGTAGGCTGCTACAGAGCGAGCGCCTGTATCGTGACGAGTGCCGCTGGCCCATAAAGTAGCATCGCTTCGGTATTGCCTAGCTACGACGTTCACTACTTTGCTTAGCGGTGGCCTCTTAGCAAGCGCCTTTAGTTGCGGTAGTCCCTCAGAAATTGAAGGGACTTCAATGGATTGCTGTACAGAGCTTTTGAACTCTTCAGAACCTACGAGCACTCCTCCAGAAGCGCCAACAAATGGAGACTTGTTTGCTTCCCTGCCCCCTGCAAGCACGAGTTTCGCGTATGCATTTCGTTTGTTTGCCCCCGAAGTTTCTGACAGCACGGACTGGTAGTAAACCCACGAAAGCGAATCGGCAGCATCGCAGTAGCCAGGAAAGCTTGACCAACTATATCGTCTAAGGTTTCTGGTGAGCCGCTCTTTCAGTGGAAGTCTGTGGACATAACGGCTGACTTTCAAAAAGTATCCGGCTGGCTGAATTAGGTGCCCCCTATAGCGGCCTTCAAAGAGATGTCCACGTCGCTCGTGCCGCCTATTGAAGTAGCTCGTGTAGCAACCGTTTAGGTACTGCATTCCAGCCGAAAGATTCGGCTCCGGTGTTTCAACGAATAAGTGATCCCGTTCACGAAGGAGCGAAAACGCGTGGAGCTTCCAACCGTAGCGCTCAACTGTGCGCCTTAGCCACTCAACTCGCCGCTCTCGGTCCTTGTCGTCTGTGAAGAGCTTTTGCCTGTCGTTGCCATGCGACACGACATGATTAAGAGCCCCCGCAAATTGAAGTCTTAGCGGTCTAGCCATGCCCAATAGGGTAACGGGGCAGAGCGGGTGCGGCAATCACTGAGTGACAAAATGCGCTCTGACCCCACTGGTTCGTTGCCGTAACACGGGACCAAAAAAAGTTGCTTCTCTCACTTCTGCGTGATTTCAAAAGCTCAACGCAGATAGATCTTCCGAAAAGAGCTTGAAGCAGACGGTCCACTGCGGTGGCTTCGAAAATGAGGGGACGATGCGGAATTAGTTGATCCCCATGTGGTGCCAATGCGAGACAGGCTTTCCCGCCTGTCAGCTGTCTCCTCATTGCCAGTTTCAACTTCATTGCCTACTCCACCCACCGTGCCCGTCCAACAGAAGTTGTGCAGCTACGGATCGTCGGAGCACGCTCCATCGCCTACTGCCTAGTCGGTGCCCACTCACCCGCTCGTTCTCGTGGCCTAAACGGCCAACTCAACTTCGCTACTCTCGCTGACTGTCCCGAAACTCCGCTCTGCTTCCCCGAAGTCACCTTAGGCTAACGCAAGAACTTGGAGGCTCACCACTTCACAAACCGTTAGCAGCAGTTGAAAGATTTTCGATTCAAACAGCGGTAGTACTTCTGTCAGGCTCAATCGCTGGTTGCCTCTGTAAGTAGTGCATAGTTGTCTCAATACTAGAGCGGATTCAAGCGTACATCCTGTAGACGACAGCAAGTTGCTTCACGGCGAACAAATCATGGCAACAAAGTTATTCATCAATTCCGTTAAGTTGTCCAAAGCACATATGGAGTAGGCATCAACTCTGGTGCAAGTACCAAACTATGCTTTGATTGCAGTCCCAAATCCTGTGCCTTGATTGCTCTTCATATCCGCTGTGGGCCTATGGTGACTATGCGACAGGCAGTGCCCGTGTCAAGGCAGCTGACCCTTCGGGTGCCCTAGCGGGCACTTTTTTTCGACCCCGCTTAAATTCGCAATGTCTGTAGAGCGGCTTCGCCGCCGTTTTATTTGCGAATCCACGGGGACCCCAAAAAAAGTCAGCAACCTTGACACGGACCCTTACGCCTGCCGCCCAACGTCACCGTCCCACAGGGGATATGAAGTTCAATCAAACCAAAAAAAGGAGAATGACATGACAAAGAAAAAACAAAAAAGTAATGGTCCAATTTACAGAACGAGACTTGGACGACTGCAAATCAGCGTCTTCGAGAACCTATCGCAAGACGGGAGCATTTATTTCTCAACCTACATTCAGCGTAATTACAAGGCTGGTGACGGTACCTGGAAGACGGGAGCATTCAGCGAGGAAGACCTAGACGACCTCAATAAGGCTGGCGAAATCGCACGAGAAAAAATCGAGCTAAAAAAGGCAAGCTACTCAAAGCAGCAACTCGCCGCATAAATCATTTGGCTGGCCCGCCACTGCGGGTCAGCTTTTTACTTTTGGAGAATTAACAATGACAACTATTGACGTGAAACTAAATATTCCGGCTTCGACAACACCCGCACCTAAGCTATGCAGCGTACATGCTGAAGAGGGCCGCGGTGACTTTGGCGATGCCGCTTACCCGGGCAATTGCTCCGGCCTTCTGATACGTGACCTCCTCACGTTCTTCAGTCCCGAGAACTTCCTTGACCCGATGCAAGGTAGCGGTACAGCGATTGACGTAGCTCGTTCGCTAAACATCCCATGCCATGGTTTTGACTTACGAGACGGCCTCGACGCATGCTATCCAGGGAGCTACGATGGTCTCGGCAAGTTCGACTTCATCTGGCTGCACCCTCCTTACTTCGACCTCATTACCTACAACGAGGACCCGCGATGCCTGTCGCAGAGCGGGACATTGGCCGATTTCATGGTGGAGGGCTAAGCATGAAAACTACTTACCTTGAACCACCAATTGAGACGCTTTACCATTCAGACTTGCGAGGCCTCGTGAGAGTATGTCTAGTCGAGAATGGCTTCTTTCTCGCCCTCACGGTCGAGAGAATCGACGGGTCAGGCCACTGGCGGCACGTCAAGACTGAGCACTCCAGCTCTGCTTTCGTAGAGCAAGAGTTCGAGTCTCTAGCTCAATTGCTAGCCACAGGAAGCGTACCCGAGGAAGAGCAACTTCCGTACTTTGTTCTCCGCAAGGGTGAACCACAGGCTCGTAGAGTTGAAGGAGACGATACGCCTGTTGAAATTCGCGATACGCTTCTATTGCTACTCGACCATCACTTCGGCATAGACAGTCAGCAATCCAGCGACCGCTCTGTCGAATCGCTCGACAACGTTATTCGCGTTCCAGGCTGGCTAACGGCCCTGGTCTCTGCCATCGTTGTTCCCGCCATCATCTTTATTCCCTCCTGGCTACCGTTTTAGTGCGAGCCTGGCCAGCCGCTCTTTGTGCGGCTGGCACCCTTCTCCACTCCCGAGTCAACGCTCTGTCCTGGCTCGCTCCCGCTGGTCGCCTTGCCTCTCGCCTACCTTCTCATCATCTCAAAGCCACAACCAAGCTCAACCTATCTTCTGTCGTCAACTCAACCTCAATTACTATCCCGCTCTCAAAACGAGACGCATCGACATTCCGGTTGTAGAAGCCAGAGATTCCTTGCTAATCGAACGCTAGCGGTTCACTCTATTCACCTAGCAAATCCAATCGCCTATGGAATCGAGGCCCGGGATCGAATCCGCTCGCTTCGCTCTCTCCATCTCACCCAGGCCTCTCTTACTGGGCACACCTGATCACCTCCGGTGGACGGTCCCTTTGTAGACGCTCGGCTTATTAGCCGCACGCTTTCCTTGAAAAACAGCCCCGCAGAGCGTCTACAAGTCTGTCTACGCTATGCTGAGCAATCGCCCTAAGTCCTTACGGGCAGACTTGTTGACGCGTATACACTTCATTGAGCATTGAGAGCCTGCTAAATTGACTGCTATCCCGCCCCTATTTGCAGGAATCAGTTCTCCCGATGGCAGCAAGGCAACAACGCGACGAATCCGCACCGGTCAGTTTCCGGCTCGACTCGCTCTACAAGCAGATGCTAGAGGAGCGTTCGGAGCCTGGTGTGAGTCTGCACATGGCCGCCAGGAATCTCTTGATGGAGGCTCTGGAACGGCAAGCCGGAGACGATTTTGACATCAAGGCGATGGCTAGCCAGATTGCTCAGCTAGCTCTTGAGGTTCAGGAACTTCGAACTGATGTTGCTGTCGCTGTCCAGGCTTTGCTCGTTGCTTCCGGCAGGGTCACGAGCGAGGAAGCGAAGCTTTGGGTGGACAAGACGCTCTTTCAGAAGCAGGAGTGAACGCTTGCTCTCCATTAGTCCCATCGCCGACCTTGAGTACTACCTTGAGCTTGCAACAGAGGACTACTTTCTAAATGGAGGCGAGCCCCCAGGCCTTTGGGTTGGAGGTGGAAGAGCCGACATTGGCGTTTCAGGAAAAATAGACAAAGGTGATTTTAGGAGCATCTTCGGTGGCTTTCGCCCTGGAGGGAAAGATAAGCTCGTCCAGAATGCCGGGAAGAAAGGCCGTCGTCCAGGCTTTGACCACACGTTCTCCGCTCCAAAAAGTGTCAGCGTCATTTGGGCTGATGCTGACCGGGAAGTAAGGGAGACAATTCAGCAGCTCCAGCAATTAGCCGTTGAATCCGCCCTGGCTCATCTTGAGCGCCACCTTGCGTTCTGTCGCACTGGGAAAGCTGGCTCTGGAAGCCTAGAGCCAGCCAAGATCATTGCGGCAACGTTTGAGCACGGAACGAGTCGAGCTGAAGACCCTCAGCTTCATACTCATGCCCTGATTGCTAACGTTGGGTTTGATAAGGAAGGCAATTCCCGCTCGCTTTTCAGTCTTCCGCTCTTTGACAGCAAAAAGCTACTTGGGGCCTACTACCGGGCTGAGCTAGCTCGGCTACTTGAGGAAACTTTTGGCCTCAGGATGAAACGCTACGGCGACTCTTTTGATGTCGTTGGCGTCGCAAAAGAGCTAAGCGATCACTTCTCAAAACGCAGGAAGGAGGTGCTGGCTGCCGTCGGAAAAGACGCTACGGCCAAAGAAAGCCTCTACGCAAATCTGGAAACGCGCCGGAATAAGGAAAACGTGCCACCTAGGTCAGTGCTCTTTGAGCGTTGGCAAGCAGAGATTGCAGAGCTTAGGGCTGCCGACAAAACGATTGCTGATTGCTCAGTAAAGAACCTTGGAGGGAAGCCTCCGCGAGACACCGGCAGTCAAATGGCCTCTGCCATCGACGAGGCTCTAAAAGCGGCGCTCAAGACAACGTCGCACTTCAGCAAGGAAGACTTTCTGTTTCAAGCTCTGTGCGCTGCTCCAGAGAAAGCACTCGCACCAGGGGATGTCGTTAGTGCAGCTGTAGATTTTCTTCGAGACAGCGAAGAGATAGTAAGGCTTGATTTGCCAGACGGCTCTTATCGCTTCACGAGCAAAGCCATGCTTCAAAAAGAAAAGCAGTTGCTTGATGACGCTTTTGAGTTGCTTCAAACCGAGGGGGCCAGCGTTCCAGACGACCTAAGGGAAGACACGCTCAGTCGCCACTCAAAGCTAACTTCTGAGCAACGACTCGCAGTCGATGAGCTACTACAATCGAACAATTCGCTTCGTTTTCTTCACGGAATGGCAGGGACTGGAAAAACAAGCTACGTACTCCGGGCGTGTGTTGAAGCGTGGAAAAAACAGGGCTACGAAGTTATTGGGGCCGCTCCAACTGGACGAGCGTCAATTGAGCTCGCTGACAGCGTTGGAATTGAAACGAGTACTCTTCATTCAATGTTCGCTGACTTTGATCCGGAATGGGGCTTTAAGGCGAAGCACCACATAAAGCAGTTCGCTCGGGCCATGAAAGGAAAGCGAACCTATCGATACAAAAAGCCAGCGCCAAGGCGACTAAACGCACGCCAAGTGCTCATCGTTGACGAATCGGGCATGGTGAACCTTCGCCACAACCAGATGCTTTTTGACGAGATTAAGCGAAGCGGGGCAACCATTCTTTTCACTGGCGACCCTTATCAGCTTTCCCCTGTTGAAGGTACAGCTCCATTTTTAGCTTTATCTGAGCGCTGTGGCTACTCAAAGCTTGAAGACATTCAGCGACAAGTTGAAGGATGGGCTCGCGATGCTGCTCGCTATTTCGCAAAGGGGCAGCCCGGAAAGGCACTTGCACTCTATGAAAAGCGGAACCAAATCCGAGTGAGCGACACCAAAGACGCAGCGATTCAGCAGATGGTACTTGATTGGACGGGCGAAGGGCTTACTACTCCTGAGAAAGCTGTAATTCTTTGCTCCACCAATGCTGATTGTGAGGTGGCCAATCAGCTATGCCAGAAAAAGGCACTCGATGCTGGGTGGCTTCGGGCTAGTCAGTGCATAACGGTCAAAGATGACCAAGGATTTGGTCGAAGCTCTGAAGCTGACATCCATGTTCACGACCGTGTTCAGTTCACACAGAACTCAACGAAATACGGTGTTGAGAACGGCACCCTAGGTGTAGTCATCGCGATGGATGCCATCGCAAAGAAGCTAGCCATTAGGCTAGATAACGGAAAAACGGTTCGGATTCCGCTAAAACGCTACTCCAATATTCGCCTCGGCTACGCTCTAACCACGTACAAGGCACAAGGTGCAACTGTCGACCATGCCTATGTGCTTGCAGGGGGAAGAATGCAAGACCTTCCAACGACCTACGTGCAGGCGACAAGAGCGAGGCTTAGGACGACCTTCTACGGGCAAAAAAGCCACTTCGATGAGTGCATGGACAATATCGAGGAGTCACCGCTCGCTCAGCAGATGGCAACTCGCCCTGACCTCTCCATGGCCGCAGATTTACTGCAACCTCCGGATGCAACGAGTGATAGCAAAGACGAGGTACTTAGCACGCTCGTTGGTGACTATCTCAAAGCAAATGCAAAACTCGATTGCAATACGCTTATTCTTACGAGGACTAGCGTTGAAGCTGAAGAGCTAAACAAGCTGTGTCACGAACGCTTGGC encodes:
- the mobF gene encoding MobF family relaxase — its product is MLSISPIADLEYYLELATEDYFLNGGEPPGLWVGGGRADIGVSGKIDKGDFRSIFGGFRPGGKDKLVQNAGKKGRRPGFDHTFSAPKSVSVIWADADREVRETIQQLQQLAVESALAHLERHLAFCRTGKAGSGSLEPAKIIAATFEHGTSRAEDPQLHTHALIANVGFDKEGNSRSLFSLPLFDSKKLLGAYYRAELARLLEETFGLRMKRYGDSFDVVGVAKELSDHFSKRRKEVLAAVGKDATAKESLYANLETRRNKENVPPRSVLFERWQAEIAELRAADKTIADCSVKNLGGKPPRDTGSQMASAIDEALKAALKTTSHFSKEDFLFQALCAAPEKALAPGDVVSAAVDFLRDSEEIVRLDLPDGSYRFTSKAMLQKEKQLLDDAFELLQTEGASVPDDLREDTLSRHSKLTSEQRLAVDELLQSNNSLRFLHGMAGTGKTSYVLRACVEAWKKQGYEVIGAAPTGRASIELADSVGIETSTLHSMFADFDPEWGFKAKHHIKQFARAMKGKRTYRYKKPAPRRLNARQVLIVDESGMVNLRHNQMLFDEIKRSGATILFTGDPYQLSPVEGTAPFLALSERCGYSKLEDIQRQVEGWARDAARYFAKGQPGKALALYEKRNQIRVSDTKDAAIQQMVLDWTGEGLTTPEKAVILCSTNADCEVANQLCQKKALDAGWLRASQCITVKDDQGFGRSSEADIHVHDRVQFTQNSTKYGVENGTLGVVIAMDAIAKKLAIRLDNGKTVRIPLKRYSNIRLGYALTTYKAQGATVDHAYVLAGGRMQDLPTTYVQATRARLRTTFYGQKSHFDECMDNIEESPLAQQMATRPDLSMAADLLQPPDATSDSKDEVLSTLVGDYLKANAKLDCNTLILTRTSVEAEELNKLCHERLAHESASVLESANGLRLVPGDRITFNQPPYMETRIKRGERGKVVSVDEQSGFIRVAFDEHKMLIKEEAMQLEAKRLDLARAHALTQAQAKQSASNVEEIYNYQTSQDRPITQGFDTQQYAQSGGTHYTCNNASSWQPFSVQTSTWADDYTKQYNYLYQGAGSNHLQQQMYNSNQQFNTFTQQSTQTQYQAITQTNAWGQAY